The Chlamydia sp. genomic sequence GAAAGATGGAACATCGGATGCTTATTTTCCTCCAGAAGTTCCAGCTTTAGCTAACTTTGTTGTACAAAAAACCATTACAAATATTCTAGAAGCTAAAAATCTTCCCTATCACATAGGAATCACTCATACAACAAATATTCGTTTTTGGGAGTTCAACAAAGAATTTCGTCGAAAACTGTTTGAAAACAAAGCTCAAACTGTTGAGATGGAATGCGCAACTTTGTTTGCCGCGGGATATCGCCGAAATCTTCCTTTGGGAGCTCTCCTACTTATCTCTGATCTACCTTTACGAACAGACGGTATCAAAACAAAAAAAAGTAGTTCAACAGTCTTAGCAATACATACAAAAGAACACATACTAACCGGCGTTGAAGTCTTCGCTTCCTTACAAGAAAAAGTTGGATCTGGGATTAAGAAAACGAAAGGCTTGCCTCATATGGAATTTGGGCAAGCCGATGATGCTTTATCTGAACAGACTGGTATTTCCGACAAAGATTTCTAAACAGAAAGAATTCTTTGAACAATGTTGTCTACTGTAAAACCGCAAGCCTCTGCTACTTCTCGCGGAGCCCCGGACATGCCAAACCCGTCCATAGCAATAGCTAGGCCCTGGCTACCAATGTATTTATACCAACCTAAAGCTGTACCTGCCTCTATGGAGACGCGTAACCCTAACTCTCCTCCAATTACGGATTCTTGATACTCGGCTTCTTGTCGATCAAACAGTTCCCAACAGGGGAATGAAATCACTCGCACACGTTTATCCATGGACATAAGACTTTGTGCAACCTCTATAGCTAAATGAACTTCTGATCCAGAAGCGCATAATGTATAATCAGGACTTCCTCCTTCTTCTTTTACTATAATGTAAGCCCCTCTACCTACTCCTTCTTTAAATGAACATTTTGTTTCTTGGAGAGTAGGAAGATTTTGTCTAGACAAAATCAAAGCTGTTGGACCTGAATTCTCCAAAGCTGCTAACCAAGCTCCTTTAACTTCGTGAGCATCTGCAGGACGAATTACTCTTAACCCAGGAATGGAACGTAGAGACATAATTTGCTCTACAGGTTGATGCGTAGGACCATCTTCCCCAACGAAAATTGAATCATGTGTGAACTGGTAGATAACGGGAAGCTCAGACAATGCCGCTAAACGAATTGCAGCTCGTAAATAATCTGAAAAAACTAAGAAAGTTCCTCCAAAAGGACGGAAGACTTGGCTATATGCAAGTCCATTCATAATAGT encodes the following:
- a CDS encoding AMP nucleosidase codes for the protein MDLNQKKISEETIACDMLERYTGSATQDFQPYLLLTNFAYYVDVFAEIYQVPVSQGSMFSAAHAPQIRTSIIDFKLGSPGAALTVDLCSFLPNALAALMLGMCGGLRSHYQVGDYFVPVASIRKDGTSDAYFPPEVPALANFVVQKTITNILEAKNLPYHIGITHTTNIRFWEFNKEFRRKLFENKAQTVEMECATLFAAGYRRNLPLGALLLISDLPLRTDGIKTKKSSSTVLAIHTKEHILTGVEVFASLQEKVGSGIKKTKGLPHMEFGQADDALSEQTGISDKDF